Proteins encoded by one window of Lathyrus oleraceus cultivar Zhongwan6 chromosome 1, CAAS_Psat_ZW6_1.0, whole genome shotgun sequence:
- the LOC127125657 gene encoding bifunctional UDP-glucose 4-epimerase and UDP-xylose 4-epimerase 1-like produces the protein MTSTSQKILVTGGAGFIGAHTVVQLLKDGFHVSIIDNFDNSAMEAVDRVREIVGPNLSQNLEFTLGDLRNKDDLEKLFSKSKFDAVIHFAGLKAVGESVANPRRYFDNNLVGTINLYEVMAKHNCKNMVFSSSATVYGQPKKMPCVEDFELQATNPYGRTKLFLEEIARDISKAESEWRIILLRYFNPVGAHESGKLGEDPRGIPNNLMPYIQQVAVGRLPELNVYGHDYPTRDGSAVRDYIHVMDLANGHIAALRKLFATENIGCTAYNLGTGRGTSVLEMVDAFNKASSKKITLKLCPRRPGDAIEVYASTEKAERELGWKAKYGVEEMCRDQWNWAKNNTWGYSGKP, from the coding sequence ATGACATCTACATCACAAAAGATACTTGTAACCGGCGGGGCCGGTTTCATTGGCGCTCACACCGTTGTTCAGCTTCTCAAAGATGGGTTTCATGTTTCCATCATTGATAATTTTGATAATTCTGCTATGGAAGCAGTGGACCGTGTTCGTGAAATTGTTGGTCCAAACCTTTCACAGAATCTTGAATTCACACTGGGAGATCTCAGGAATAAAGATGATTTGGAGAAACTTTTCTCAAAATCTAAATTCGATGCTGTCATTCATTTTGCTGGGTTAAAAGCAGTTGGTGAAAGTGTTGCAAATCCTCGTCGTTATTTTGATAATAATCTTGTTGGCACCATCAACCTCTATGAAGTAATGGCTAAGCACAATTGCAAAAACATGGTTTTCTCATCGTCTGCAACTGTTTATGGCCAACCTAAAAAGATGCCATGTGTGGAGGATTTTGAGTTACAAGCAACGAACCCTTATGGACGGACAAAGCTTTTCCTTGAAGAAATCGCACGAGATATTTCGAAAGCTGAGTCGGAATGGAGAATCATTTTACTGAGATACTTTAATCCAGTTGGGGCACATGAAAGTGGTAAACTGGGTGAAGATCCTAGAGGCATCCCAAATAACCTCATGCCTTATATACAGCAAGTAGCCGTTGGAAGATTACCCGAGCTCAATGTATATGGTCATGATTATCCTACAAGGGATGGCTCTGCGGTACGGGACTATATCCACGTGATGGACTTAGCAAATGGTCACATTGCCGCCCTGAGAAAGCTTTTTGCAACGGAAAACATAGGTTGTACGGCTTACAATTTGGGAACCGGTCGTGGTACATCTGTGCTTGAAATGGTTGACGCATTTAATAAAGCTTCTAGTAAGAAAATCACATTGAAATTGTGTCCGAGAAGGCCAGGAGATGCTATAGAGGTTTATGCATCTACAGAGAAAGCTGAGAGAGAACTTGGTTGGAAGGCCAAATATGGTGTGGAGGAGATGTGCAGGGATCAGTGGAATTGGGCAAAGAACAACACGTGGGGTTACTCGGGGAAGCCTTGA